The proteins below come from a single Streptomyces sp. B3I8 genomic window:
- a CDS encoding ATP-binding protein: MNERPSPITAEAGAPATGAACRPAEPVPAGLKFAMRFTSTPRGARLARRLVSHRLDAWGFPYGSDVNETVTLVTAELVANAVRHGRVPGRDFAVRLVAVGRLVRVEVSDARGERVPLLSLRQPPGDQESGRGLLLVAALADRWGAEPRVNGPGKTVWAEWGA, encoded by the coding sequence ATGAACGAACGCCCCTCCCCCATCACGGCAGAGGCCGGAGCCCCAGCCACCGGCGCCGCCTGCCGTCCCGCCGAACCGGTCCCCGCAGGGCTCAAGTTCGCCATGCGGTTCACCTCCACTCCGCGTGGTGCGCGGCTCGCGCGGCGGCTCGTTTCGCATCGGCTCGACGCGTGGGGTTTCCCGTACGGCTCGGACGTCAACGAGACCGTCACGCTCGTCACCGCCGAGCTCGTTGCCAACGCCGTGCGGCACGGTCGTGTGCCGGGGCGGGACTTCGCCGTGCGGCTCGTGGCCGTCGGGCGGCTCGTGCGGGTCGAGGTGTCCGACGCGCGGGGCGAGCGGGTGCCGCTGCTGTCGCTGCGGCAGCCACCCGGCGACCAGGAGTCCGGACGCGGCCTCCTCCTCGTCGCGGCCCTGGCCGACCGCTGGGGCGCGGAACCGCGCGTCAACGGGCCGGGCAAGACGGTGTGGGCGGAGTGGGGCGCGTGA
- a CDS encoding antibiotic biosynthesis monooxygenase: MPVGAFEPPYYVAVFSTVRSAEQDGYRETNARMEELVKDVPGYLGMDHAQTPGGLGITVGYFRDADALAAWRSDAEHRAARRRGRAEWYERYTLHVAKVERSHGFVRPEAEAEAEG, encoded by the coding sequence ATGCCCGTGGGGGCGTTCGAACCGCCCTACTACGTGGCTGTGTTCAGTACGGTGCGCAGCGCCGAGCAGGACGGGTACCGCGAGACCAACGCGCGGATGGAGGAGTTGGTGAAGGACGTCCCCGGGTACCTGGGGATGGATCACGCGCAGACCCCCGGCGGGCTGGGCATCACCGTCGGGTACTTCCGGGACGCCGACGCGCTCGCCGCGTGGCGGAGCGATGCCGAGCACCGGGCGGCGCGGCGGCGGGGGCGGGCCGAGTGGTACGAGCGGTACACGCTGCACGTGGCGAAGGTGGAGCGGAGCCACGGGTTCGTGCGGCCGGAGGCCGAGGCGGAGGCGGAGGGGTGA
- a CDS encoding GNAT family N-acetyltransferase → MTVDSTDELAPQLANCRAYWLGWGAAGRSDDTLTHYRSGIAHPQLNAVIRLRDGEGDRDGNDVRQAVARARTELAGVPWMWWVAPDSATGTGDRLAEQGFERVGAMPVMTVALDRVAGVPTPPGVEIEVLSGADPGTCAEWVRAYGPSFGVGPELTDPVVGIEQDWARDPRAVRFVAREGGQAVGTALLFDAHGVAGVYLVATAEEHRRRGIGAALTAAALEEGRRRGLRVGTLQASGLGAPVYARMGFETVAEYELYRPPASWS, encoded by the coding sequence ATGACCGTCGACAGCACTGACGAACTCGCCCCACAGCTCGCCAATTGCCGGGCTTACTGGCTCGGTTGGGGTGCGGCGGGCCGCAGCGACGACACGCTCACGCACTACCGCAGCGGTATCGCGCACCCTCAGCTCAACGCGGTGATCCGACTGCGCGACGGGGAGGGGGACAGGGACGGGAACGACGTGCGGCAGGCTGTCGCCCGCGCCAGAACAGAGCTGGCCGGCGTGCCCTGGATGTGGTGGGTGGCGCCGGACAGCGCGACCGGCACCGGCGACCGGCTGGCCGAGCAGGGGTTCGAACGGGTCGGTGCCATGCCCGTCATGACCGTCGCACTCGACCGGGTGGCCGGCGTGCCGACGCCGCCGGGGGTGGAGATCGAGGTGCTCTCGGGCGCGGACCCCGGGACCTGCGCCGAGTGGGTCCGGGCCTACGGCCCCTCCTTCGGTGTCGGACCGGAGCTGACGGACCCCGTGGTGGGCATCGAGCAGGACTGGGCGCGGGACCCTCGCGCCGTGCGGTTCGTCGCGCGTGAGGGCGGGCAGGCCGTGGGCACCGCCCTCCTGTTCGACGCCCACGGCGTGGCCGGCGTCTACCTCGTGGCGACGGCCGAGGAACACCGCCGCCGGGGCATCGGGGCGGCGCTCACCGCCGCCGCGCTGGAGGAGGGCCGACGGCGCGGACTGCGCGTCGGCACACTGCAGGCCAGCGGCCTGGGAGCCCCCGTGTACGCGCGGATGGGCTTCGAGACCGTGGCGGAGTACGAGCTGTACCGGCCGCCGGCGTCCTGGAGCTGA
- a CDS encoding helix-turn-helix transcriptional regulator, producing the protein MPVPLYEAKAEFFRMLGHPVRIRVLELLQDGPKPVRELLADIEVEPSNLSQQLAVLRRSGIVTATRTGSTVVYELAAEEVADLLAVARQVLSVLLAGQQRLLRELRTTEPTP; encoded by the coding sequence ATGCCGGTCCCGCTGTACGAGGCGAAGGCCGAGTTCTTCCGTATGCTCGGCCACCCGGTGCGCATCCGGGTCCTGGAACTCCTTCAGGACGGCCCGAAGCCGGTGCGTGAGCTGCTCGCCGACATCGAGGTCGAGCCCTCCAACCTGTCACAGCAGCTGGCGGTGCTGCGCCGCTCCGGCATCGTCACCGCCACCCGCACCGGCTCCACCGTCGTCTACGAACTGGCCGCAGAAGAGGTGGCCGACCTTCTGGCCGTCGCCCGGCAGGTCCTCTCGGTCCTCCTCGCGGGACAACAGCGACTCCTGCGGGAACTGAGGACGACGGAGCCGACGCCATGA
- a CDS encoding DUF6126 family protein, which translates to MSQNTEAAGRPDEESRAEPEATGDNSERRMERGIAIRAGFYIFGTHLFAGFVWLLFYVGEHAHK; encoded by the coding sequence ATGAGCCAGAACACCGAAGCGGCCGGCCGGCCCGACGAGGAGTCCCGTGCCGAGCCCGAGGCAACGGGCGACAACTCGGAACGCCGCATGGAACGAGGCATCGCGATCCGCGCCGGCTTCTACATCTTCGGCACCCACCTCTTCGCCGGCTTCGTCTGGCTGCTCTTCTACGTGGGCGAACACGCCCACAAGTAA
- a CDS encoding helix-turn-helix transcriptional regulator, which produces MPPRSHPTARQQRLGAELRKLREEAGLSTEQAAALLETKRTVITSTEAGRHGVSPERVRRIAFRYECTDHELVDALVSMCGDRTTGWWEEYRDLLPSTFLDIAELEWHAKVLRVSTMTHMPGQFQTDAYARALFGAAIPPLPAEEFEARVAHRVRRHQVIDRSDAPDYALTIHEAALRIEVGGRTVLRDQLRHLMAAAERDNVTIQAIPFSAGAFPGSGQSILYAHGQVPALDTVQLDRSTAGEFLHSGAHLCKYRLQLDEMQRIALSPEATLDLMHTISRDL; this is translated from the coding sequence ATGCCGCCGAGGAGTCATCCGACCGCGCGCCAGCAGCGGCTGGGCGCGGAGCTGCGCAAGCTGCGGGAGGAGGCGGGGCTGTCGACCGAGCAGGCCGCCGCGCTGCTGGAGACGAAGCGGACCGTCATCACCAGTACCGAGGCGGGGCGCCACGGTGTCAGCCCGGAGCGCGTCCGGCGCATCGCCTTCCGGTACGAGTGCACGGACCATGAACTGGTGGACGCACTCGTCTCCATGTGCGGTGACCGCACGACCGGTTGGTGGGAGGAGTACCGCGACCTCCTGCCCTCGACGTTCCTGGACATCGCCGAGTTGGAGTGGCACGCCAAGGTCCTGCGCGTGAGCACGATGACGCACATGCCGGGGCAGTTCCAGACGGACGCCTACGCCCGTGCACTCTTCGGGGCCGCCATTCCGCCGTTGCCCGCCGAGGAGTTCGAGGCCAGGGTCGCCCACCGCGTGCGCAGACACCAGGTCATCGACCGGAGCGATGCCCCGGACTACGCGTTGACCATCCATGAGGCCGCCCTGCGGATCGAGGTCGGCGGGCGAACGGTGCTGCGGGACCAGCTCCGCCATCTCATGGCAGCCGCGGAGCGCGACAACGTCACGATCCAGGCCATCCCCTTCTCCGCGGGGGCATTCCCCGGTTCGGGTCAGTCGATCCTGTACGCCCACGGGCAGGTACCCGCACTCGACACCGTGCAACTGGACCGCAGCACGGCGGGGGAATTCCTGCACTCAGGCGCCCACCTGTGCAAGTACCGCCTGCAACTGGACGAGATGCAGAGGATCGCCCTCAGCCCTGAGGCGACCCTCGACCTCATGCACACCATTTCCCGCGATCTTTAG
- a CDS encoding ATP-binding protein, translating into MPEIPVVPAHWHFPAHPASVHRARRAVAESLPHALRPHLEDDLRLLTSELVTNAVRHGTCPENENLIELVLWPADGHYWLAVSDPGTGKPVVTHPDPTSEGGRGLLLVDHLATAWTVRPRPTRGTSVIAGLSLHRRG; encoded by the coding sequence ATGCCCGAGATCCCCGTCGTCCCCGCCCACTGGCACTTCCCCGCACACCCGGCTTCCGTGCACCGCGCCCGCCGCGCCGTCGCCGAGTCCCTGCCGCACGCCCTCCGCCCCCACCTCGAGGACGACCTGCGCCTGCTGACCTCCGAACTGGTCACCAACGCCGTCCGTCACGGCACCTGCCCGGAGAACGAGAACCTCATCGAGCTCGTCCTCTGGCCGGCCGACGGCCACTACTGGCTCGCCGTCTCCGACCCCGGCACCGGCAAGCCCGTCGTCACCCACCCGGACCCCACCTCCGAAGGCGGCCGAGGCCTCCTCCTCGTCGACCACCTCGCCACGGCCTGGACAGTCCGCCCCCGCCCCACCCGCGGCACGTCGGTGATCGCGGGCCTGTCCCTCCATCGGCGCGGTTGA
- a CDS encoding helix-turn-helix transcriptional regulator: MSVPLHQAKTASFRMLGHLVRMRVPELLQDGPMPVRGLPAAIGGEPPGLSRQRAALRRAGIAGATRVGPTVVHEPAGGDVADLAEAARRILTDMPAGRDGLSAAPRERDGTVAR, from the coding sequence GTGTCCGTTCCGCTCCACCAGGCCAAGACCGCGTCCTTCCGGATGCTCGGTCACCTCGTACGAATGCGGGTGCCGGAGCTGCTCCAGGACGGGCCGATGCCGGTCCGGGGCCTGCCGGCCGCCATCGGGGGCGAGCCTCCGGGCCTGTCCCGGCAACGGGCGGCCCTGCGCCGCGCGGGCATCGCCGGCGCGACCCGGGTGGGCCCGACGGTGGTCCACGAGCCGGCCGGCGGGGACGTGGCGGACCTGGCGGAGGCGGCGCGGCGAATCCTCACCGACATGCCGGCCGGGCGCGACGGGCTGTCGGCCGCACCGCGGGAAAGAGACGGGACTGTCGCGCGATGA
- a CDS encoding SulP family inorganic anion transporter yields MTTGFHRVPARIVSLLPGRSDVAEATRDPRRDLLAGVTVAVVALPLALGFGVSSGLGAAAGLATAVVAGALAAVFGGSSLQVSGPTGAMTVVLVPIVARYGPGGVLTVGLMAGVMLVGLAVLRAGKYMRYVPAPVVEGFTLGIACVIGLQQVPNALGVPKPEGDRVLMVTWRAFEEFAKHPNWTAVGLAVAVAAVMLIGARWRPTVPFSIVAVIAATIVARLVHLDAAKPIGDLPSGLPAPSLSFLDLGSLGSLLAPAVAVAALAALESLLSASVADGMTVGKRHDPDRELFGQGLANIAAPLFGGVPATGAIARTAVNVRTGAGSRLAALTHAVVLAVIVFAAAPLVSRIPLAALAGVLLATAVRMVEVGSLRAMAKATRSDALTLVLTAAATLVLDLVYAVIIGLVVAGALALRAVAQQVRIDRVPLETGDHSAEEHALLAEHIVAYRIDGPLFFAAAHRFLLELTEVADVRVVILRMSRVSTMDATGALVLKDAVEKLKRRGILVLASGIRPGQRQVLDSVGALEALRHAGREYADTPEAIRAARAHLESAGVLPAVAARTPRAPREEAL; encoded by the coding sequence ATGACCACGGGTTTCCACCGGGTCCCGGCCCGGATCGTGTCGCTGCTGCCCGGTCGCAGCGATGTCGCCGAGGCGACGCGTGACCCGCGCCGGGACCTACTGGCCGGCGTCACCGTGGCGGTCGTGGCGCTCCCGCTCGCGCTGGGCTTCGGCGTCTCCTCCGGGCTCGGCGCGGCGGCGGGCCTGGCGACCGCGGTGGTCGCGGGCGCGCTCGCCGCGGTGTTCGGCGGTTCCAGCCTCCAGGTGTCCGGCCCGACCGGCGCCATGACGGTCGTCCTGGTGCCGATCGTCGCCCGGTACGGCCCTGGCGGGGTGCTCACCGTCGGCCTGATGGCGGGCGTCATGCTCGTCGGACTGGCAGTGCTGCGGGCCGGCAAGTACATGCGGTACGTCCCCGCCCCGGTCGTCGAGGGCTTCACCCTCGGCATCGCCTGCGTGATCGGCCTGCAACAGGTCCCGAACGCGCTCGGCGTGCCCAAGCCCGAGGGCGACCGCGTGCTGATGGTGACCTGGCGCGCGTTCGAAGAGTTCGCGAAGCATCCGAACTGGACGGCGGTCGGCTTGGCGGTCGCGGTGGCCGCGGTCATGCTGATCGGCGCCCGGTGGCGGCCGACCGTGCCGTTCTCGATCGTCGCCGTGATCGCGGCGACGATCGTGGCACGGCTGGTCCACCTGGACGCGGCGAAGCCCATCGGTGACCTCCCCTCGGGCCTGCCCGCGCCCTCCCTGTCCTTCCTCGACCTCGGCTCCCTCGGCTCCCTGCTCGCTCCCGCCGTGGCGGTCGCCGCGCTGGCGGCCCTGGAGTCGTTGCTGTCGGCGTCGGTCGCGGACGGCATGACCGTGGGCAAGCGGCACGACCCGGACCGGGAGCTGTTCGGACAGGGACTGGCCAACATCGCCGCCCCGCTGTTCGGCGGAGTACCGGCGACCGGCGCGATCGCCCGCACCGCGGTCAACGTCCGCACCGGAGCCGGCTCCCGCCTCGCCGCCCTCACCCACGCCGTCGTCCTCGCCGTGATCGTCTTCGCGGCCGCACCGCTCGTCTCGAGGATCCCGCTGGCCGCGTTGGCGGGCGTGCTGCTGGCCACCGCGGTGCGCATGGTCGAGGTCGGCTCGCTGCGGGCGATGGCCAAGGCCACCCGCTCGGACGCGCTCACCCTCGTCCTGACCGCGGCGGCGACCCTGGTCCTGGACCTCGTCTACGCCGTGATCATCGGCCTCGTCGTGGCGGGCGCCCTGGCCCTGCGCGCCGTCGCCCAGCAGGTCCGCATCGACCGGGTGCCGCTCGAGACGGGCGACCACAGCGCCGAGGAACACGCCCTGCTCGCCGAACACATCGTGGCCTACCGCATCGACGGACCACTGTTCTTCGCCGCCGCGCACCGCTTCCTGCTGGAGCTGACCGAGGTCGCCGACGTCCGCGTGGTGATCCTGCGCATGTCGCGGGTGTCGACCATGGACGCCACCGGTGCCCTGGTCCTGAAGGACGCGGTGGAGAAGCTGAAGCGGCGCGGCATCCTCGTCCTCGCCTCCGGCATACGCCCAGGCCAGCGCCAGGTCCTGGACTCCGTCGGCGCGCTGGAAGCGTTGCGGCACGCGGGACGGGAGTACGCCGACACCCCCGAGGCGATCCGGGCCGCCCGCGCCCACCTGGAGAGCGCCGGGGTACTGCCCGCCGTCGCCGCCCGGACGCCTCGGGCTCCCCGCGAGGAAGCCCTGTGA
- a CDS encoding ATP-binding protein, translated as MTTQLEGLPHRHVLTLPNAPSAVRLARETAEEALLEWGINLHHPTVGPALLILGELVTNTVRHAASRSPQVTVIYAAGHDCLAFAVHDRHPYRPPLYGAVAGTGAGGIGTVMELVLGLGGSAVVRPDADGGGKSIWITLPL; from the coding sequence ATGACCACGCAGCTCGAAGGGCTGCCTCACCGGCACGTGCTCACGCTGCCCAACGCACCGTCCGCCGTCCGTCTGGCCCGCGAGACAGCCGAGGAGGCGCTGCTGGAATGGGGCATAAACCTTCACCACCCCACGGTGGGCCCCGCCCTGCTGATCCTCGGCGAGCTGGTCACCAACACCGTGAGGCACGCTGCCTCCCGCTCCCCGCAGGTCACGGTGATCTACGCGGCGGGCCACGACTGTCTGGCCTTCGCCGTCCACGACCGCCACCCCTACCGGCCCCCGCTGTACGGCGCCGTCGCGGGAACCGGCGCCGGAGGCATCGGCACGGTGATGGAACTGGTCCTCGGCCTGGGCGGCAGCGCCGTCGTCCGCCCGGATGCCGACGGCGGCGGCAAGAGCATCTGGATCACCCTCCCCCTATGA
- a CDS encoding helix-turn-helix transcriptional regulator has product MSTPLYQLKAEFFKTLGHPARIRVLELLSEREHAVAEMLPEVGIEAAHLSQQLAVLRRANLVVTRKEGSSVYYSLTSPHIAELLRVARTILSGVLIGQAELLADLQAAQQTAARPPS; this is encoded by the coding sequence ATGAGCACGCCGCTGTACCAGCTGAAGGCCGAGTTCTTCAAGACACTCGGCCACCCGGCCCGCATCCGGGTCCTGGAACTGCTGAGCGAGCGCGAGCACGCGGTGGCGGAGATGCTGCCCGAGGTGGGCATCGAGGCCGCGCACCTGTCCCAGCAACTGGCCGTACTGCGCCGGGCGAACCTCGTGGTGACCCGCAAGGAGGGCTCCAGCGTGTACTACTCGCTGACCAGCCCGCACATCGCCGAACTGCTGCGAGTCGCGCGCACCATCCTGTCCGGGGTACTGATCGGCCAGGCCGAACTGCTCGCCGACCTCCAAGCCGCCCAACAGACGGCGGCAAGACCGCCGTCGTAG
- a CDS encoding DUF6332 family protein — protein sequence MDRGRESRWEKDAMTVEIVFALVTAAVPAALVYAVAWTLVRVLDLSGSVRDGVLVAGVILGAVAGVWRLVRVLVRFDEQRRTGR from the coding sequence ATGGACAGGGGGCGTGAGTCGCGGTGGGAGAAGGACGCGATGACGGTGGAGATCGTGTTCGCGCTGGTGACCGCCGCAGTGCCGGCCGCACTTGTCTATGCCGTCGCCTGGACCCTGGTTCGGGTCCTTGATCTCTCCGGTTCGGTGAGGGACGGCGTGTTGGTGGCGGGCGTGATTCTCGGGGCGGTGGCCGGGGTGTGGCGTCTGGTGCGGGTGTTGGTTCGGTTCGACGAGCAGCGTCGGACGGGGCGTTGA
- a CDS encoding nuclease-related domain-containing protein → MELKVTRWKRYGHDRLYANLPDGTAVGWADLETGDITVLVAEYRDDVMAVLTDHLHNNSGPVPPKRTPRTSTAESPPLLPPLTAADDLSANRPGESLLDKSGPGLIKRVVLQLLRHPAEWDSWRKGLAGEQRVGAELRRLERHGWRVLHSIPLADKVDVDHLLIGPGGVFSINTKHHRKRAVWVGDDSVKVDHGKPAPYARKSRAEAKRVARVLERFCGFPVPVEPVLVFVGVTDLKVVATQLSVRVYREREVAALAPLSGVLTAERVEQVYSVARHRQAWS, encoded by the coding sequence ATGGAGCTGAAGGTCACGCGCTGGAAGCGGTACGGACATGATCGCCTGTACGCCAACCTGCCTGATGGCACGGCGGTCGGTTGGGCGGATCTGGAGACGGGGGACATCACGGTCCTGGTGGCCGAGTATCGCGACGACGTGATGGCCGTGCTGACAGATCACTTACACAACAACTCTGGACCGGTCCCGCCGAAGCGGACGCCCAGGACGTCGACGGCTGAGTCGCCACCGCTGCTGCCGCCTCTGACGGCGGCCGACGACCTGTCTGCCAACCGTCCCGGTGAGTCTCTGCTCGATAAATCCGGACCGGGCCTGATCAAGCGAGTCGTCTTGCAGCTTCTGCGACACCCCGCCGAGTGGGACTCCTGGCGGAAAGGCCTGGCGGGGGAGCAGAGGGTGGGAGCTGAGCTGCGCCGCTTGGAGCGGCACGGTTGGCGCGTCCTGCATTCCATCCCCTTGGCCGACAAGGTGGACGTGGATCACTTACTGATCGGGCCCGGTGGTGTCTTCAGCATCAATACGAAGCACCACCGCAAGAGGGCTGTATGGGTTGGCGATGACTCTGTGAAGGTCGATCACGGAAAGCCGGCACCCTACGCGCGCAAGAGCCGGGCGGAGGCCAAGCGAGTAGCCCGAGTTCTTGAGCGCTTTTGCGGCTTTCCTGTGCCGGTAGAGCCAGTGCTCGTCTTCGTCGGCGTGACCGATCTGAAGGTGGTGGCTACGCAGCTCAGCGTGCGTGTGTATCGGGAGCGAGAGGTGGCGGCGTTGGCGCCGCTTTCAGGGGTGCTGACAGCTGAGCGGGTCGAGCAGGTGTACAGCGTTGCTCGTCATCGCCAGGCTTGGAGTTAG
- a CDS encoding ISAs1 family transposase, whose translation MAAIGIRRHLLRWRRTPAPATIGRELGTVDGDALDRAVGAKTNETTHFRRLLAPLDLTGTVVTFDALHSVKANISWLVETKKAQYIAVIKTNQPTTHAQLAALPWQSIAVQHTASGTGHGRRESRSVKTCGIADELGGIAFSHARLAIRVHRRRKQTSTRETRDSVYAVTSLDAHQARPDDLAAAIRGHWGVENSSHHIRDVTFAEDASTVHAGTAPRAMATLPTSPSALKTLGADNIAKTTRAIRDEPQRALPILGITNNPDAHGT comes from the coding sequence CTGGCGGCGATCGGGATTCGCCGCCACCTGCTCAGATGGCGGCGCACTCCAGCGCCGGCCACGATCGGCCGGGAGCTGGGGACTGTTGACGGTGACGCCCTGGACCGGGCGGTCGGCGCGAAGACGAACGAAACCACACACTTCCGTCGACTGCTGGCACCGCTGGACCTGACCGGCACTGTCGTCACCTTCGACGCCCTGCACTCGGTCAAGGCGAACATCTCCTGGCTGGTCGAGACCAAGAAGGCCCAATACATCGCCGTGATCAAGACCAACCAGCCCACCACCCACGCCCAACTCGCCGCCCTGCCCTGGCAGTCCATCGCAGTCCAGCACACCGCCTCCGGGACCGGACACGGACGCCGCGAGTCCCGCTCAGTCAAGACCTGCGGGATCGCCGACGAACTCGGCGGAATCGCCTTTTCCCACGCCCGCCTGGCCATCCGCGTCCACCGCCGCCGCAAGCAGACCAGCACACGCGAGACCCGTGACAGTGTCTATGCCGTTACCAGCCTCGACGCCCACCAAGCCAGACCCGACGACCTGGCCGCCGCGATTCGCGGGCACTGGGGAGTGGAGAACTCCTCGCACCACATCAGGGATGTCACCTTCGCCGAAGACGCCTCCACCGTCCACGCCGGGACCGCACCACGGGCCATGGCGACCCTCCCAACCTCGCCATCGGCGCTGAAAACCCTCGGAGCCGACAACATCGCCAAGACCACCCGGGCGATCCGCGACGAGCCTCAACGAGCACTCCCCATCCTGGGCATCACCAACAATCCGGACGCCCACGGGACTTGA
- a CDS encoding DNA methyltransferase, producing the protein MQEALALPLGAVLPGVRKAGALSPKRPAVETAGLADVFPYYAGFSFDWACHQLALHETELLSGGTVLDPWNGSGTTTLAAQSLGLNAIGLDLNPVANVIAKLRAQNYSQVAKIKRPSAGRDVSVDDDPLAAWLAGPTVRRIRQWFNAGEDVGSAAQDLLTVSLFRAIREVTKRFEGSNPTWVKRAKEGSETVSLASDELDEIVERHIAFVSSRVGSQSSPRQVCVATADSRNMPVASSSVDIIVTSPPYLTRIDYAVAYSRELALLGINISSDRSLRSGLMGTTLIRRQSEASVSFGEAASRLLSLIQKHDSKASSGYYLRQARQYLSDLASGLDEITRVCRNSATVHLVVQDSFYKDIHVPLADICIDEAAMRGWALKNEPERFPVRRTLTSLNKSAQFYKKGDVAESVLTFIRG; encoded by the coding sequence GTGCAGGAGGCCTTGGCGCTGCCCTTGGGCGCTGTGTTGCCGGGTGTGCGCAAAGCAGGAGCGTTGTCACCGAAACGTCCGGCAGTGGAAACCGCAGGACTTGCGGATGTTTTCCCGTACTACGCTGGCTTTTCTTTCGATTGGGCGTGCCATCAACTAGCCCTGCACGAGACAGAGTTGCTTAGCGGTGGAACTGTTCTGGACCCTTGGAACGGCAGCGGAACCACGACCCTTGCAGCCCAGAGCTTGGGTTTGAATGCCATCGGCTTGGACCTTAACCCAGTCGCGAACGTAATCGCTAAGTTGCGAGCACAGAACTATTCGCAAGTCGCGAAGATCAAACGTCCTTCTGCGGGCAGGGACGTCTCCGTAGACGACGATCCGCTAGCAGCTTGGCTTGCCGGACCTACTGTGCGCAGAATTCGACAGTGGTTCAATGCAGGCGAGGATGTCGGCAGTGCTGCTCAGGATTTGTTGACTGTTTCACTCTTCCGGGCAATTCGCGAGGTAACGAAGCGATTCGAGGGGAGTAATCCCACATGGGTAAAGCGCGCCAAAGAGGGCTCGGAAACCGTCTCCCTTGCTAGCGATGAGCTAGACGAGATCGTCGAACGCCATATTGCCTTCGTCTCCTCACGCGTCGGTTCGCAGTCATCACCTCGGCAAGTATGCGTAGCGACGGCCGACTCCAGAAATATGCCAGTCGCATCGAGCTCGGTCGACATCATTGTGACCTCTCCCCCGTATCTAACCCGCATTGACTATGCTGTGGCCTACTCACGAGAATTGGCGCTGCTTGGTATCAACATTTCAAGCGATCGATCGCTTCGTTCAGGCCTCATGGGAACCACGCTAATTCGACGACAATCGGAAGCTTCTGTCTCTTTTGGGGAGGCGGCATCCCGCCTACTGTCCCTTATTCAGAAGCATGACAGCAAAGCGTCATCCGGATACTACCTGAGGCAAGCTCGACAGTACCTATCTGATCTCGCCTCTGGTCTTGACGAAATTACGCGCGTATGTCGAAATTCAGCGACAGTGCACCTCGTAGTTCAGGATTCTTTTTACAAGGACATTCATGTACCGTTGGCCGACATCTGCATTGATGAAGCGGCGATGCGTGGATGGGCGTTGAAGAACGAGCCGGAGCGCTTTCCAGTGCGTCGCACCCTCACGTCGCTGAACAAGTCCGCTCAGTTTTACAAAAAGGGCGATGTAGCCGAGTCAGTACTTACCTTCATTAGGGGGTAA
- a CDS encoding DUF262 domain-containing protein: MDQKITAVRTKTNDFSFNELADMYASEELVIDPDFQRMFRWSEGAQSRFVESLLLELPVPPIFLIEREDRVYELIDGLQRISSYLHFRGELTVGGTLVPPLVLSDCDIVPELNGCTYASLPKALEIKLKRSYIRAEILRKESDPRLRYYMFKRLNTGGLALSNQEVRNATIRLLSNDFNQFIIDLSENEDFRVCVETLTEKASNERFDQELILRFFAFKNAGAQYKHDIADFMTEYMEDVSDPSGVTQFDYDHEKHVFEKTFRVVTEIGRLLEWGPRVLGYGRAKWRAALAILGASF, translated from the coding sequence GTGGATCAGAAGATCACCGCTGTGCGAACGAAGACCAACGACTTCTCCTTCAATGAGCTGGCGGACATGTATGCCTCGGAGGAATTGGTCATCGACCCCGACTTTCAGCGCATGTTCCGGTGGTCAGAGGGCGCACAGTCACGTTTTGTTGAGTCGTTGCTTCTCGAACTCCCCGTTCCTCCGATCTTCCTGATCGAAAGAGAGGACCGGGTGTATGAGTTGATTGATGGTCTGCAACGCATCTCCTCTTACCTCCACTTTCGCGGCGAGCTCACGGTTGGTGGCACCCTGGTGCCACCTCTGGTTCTCTCTGACTGCGACATCGTCCCAGAGCTCAATGGCTGTACCTATGCCTCTCTTCCGAAAGCCTTGGAGATCAAGCTCAAACGTAGTTACATCCGAGCAGAGATCCTGCGCAAGGAAAGCGATCCTCGCCTTCGCTACTACATGTTCAAGCGGTTGAACACTGGAGGCTTGGCACTCTCTAATCAGGAGGTCAGGAACGCAACAATTAGGCTCCTGTCCAATGACTTCAATCAGTTCATTATCGATCTTTCGGAAAATGAAGACTTCCGCGTATGCGTCGAGACGCTTACCGAGAAGGCGAGCAATGAAAGGTTCGATCAAGAGCTCATTCTGAGATTCTTCGCCTTCAAGAATGCTGGCGCTCAGTACAAGCATGATATTGCCGATTTCATGACCGAGTACATGGAGGACGTATCTGATCCCTCAGGCGTCACGCAGTTCGACTATGACCATGAGAAGCACGTCTTCGAGAAAACGTTCCGTGTAGTCACAGAGATTGGCAGGCTTCTCGAATGGGGCCCGAGGGTCCTCGGGTACGGTAGGGCGAAATGGCGAGCCGCGCTGGCAATTCTCGGTGCATCATTTTGA